One Pullulanibacillus sp. KACC 23026 DNA segment encodes these proteins:
- a CDS encoding AraC family transcriptional regulator, producing the protein MEIVSIAVPPFPIFIEGNLTTFERGTSHPDRSDLEYFDLIFVKKGILYMTEDEKPFTIDPNEMLVLLPMKHHYSTKPVDEETEFYWLHFYTNSYYSEGDGPRKLASSIPIPSLHFHNHSYTLRLQKHCKLVDDEEIYKKIDQLLLATTNANKELSFWDIQIHFFSLINVLEYQGMAKDTGYILSEKIARYIRDHYHQPITSTTLAEQFNVHENTIAKYMKKFYKVTALEYLNTYRLEQSRILLLKTDDPIQSIAEQCGFSVGPYFSSAFKKTYGMSPLNYRKKHLRDLKRGDGSRVSLLR; encoded by the coding sequence ATGGAAATCGTGTCAATCGCCGTCCCACCCTTCCCTATTTTTATTGAAGGAAATCTCACAACATTTGAACGAGGCACCTCTCATCCGGATCGAAGCGATTTGGAGTATTTCGATCTTATTTTTGTAAAAAAAGGAATACTTTACATGACGGAGGATGAGAAACCGTTTACGATTGATCCAAATGAAATGTTAGTTTTGCTGCCTATGAAGCACCATTATTCGACAAAACCTGTTGATGAAGAAACGGAATTCTATTGGCTCCATTTCTACACCAATAGTTATTATTCAGAAGGAGACGGACCAAGAAAATTAGCCTCAAGCATCCCGATCCCTTCTCTACATTTTCATAATCACAGTTATACCCTTCGCTTACAAAAGCATTGTAAATTAGTAGATGACGAGGAAATTTACAAAAAAATCGATCAACTCTTGTTGGCTACGACAAATGCCAATAAGGAATTATCATTCTGGGACATCCAAATCCACTTCTTCTCACTCATCAATGTCCTGGAGTATCAAGGAATGGCCAAGGATACGGGTTACATTCTGTCTGAAAAAATTGCCCGGTATATAAGAGATCATTACCATCAACCTATCACGAGCACAACATTAGCCGAACAATTCAATGTTCACGAAAATACAATTGCTAAATATATGAAAAAATTTTATAAAGTGACAGCCCTTGAGTATTTAAATACCTATCGTCTCGAGCAATCTAGAATTTTACTGCTGAAAACGGATGACCCCATCCAATCGATCGCCGAACAATGCGGATTCAGCGTCGGCCCCTATTTTTCAAGTGCCTTCAAAAAAACCTATGGCATGTCCCCCCTCAACTACCGAAAAAAACATTTGAGGGATTTGAAACGCGGGGACGGTTCTCGCGTTTCACTCCTGCGGTAA